The Kribbella shirazensis genomic interval GGCCCGGATCCGACCCGTACACCTCGACCGGGCCGTTGTAGTACCAGTCGAACAACGGCCCGATGTTGTCCTCGGTGTCCGCGACGAACCCGTCCAGCGACACCACGGCGCTGGCAATAACGTTGCCCACGGCTACTTCTCCTTCACGATCCGGTAGGTGAGGTGCTGTGCCGCCGGCGTCGACACCGCGTCGATCAACTCGAGCCCGGCGGCCGGTGAGGCCTCGGCCGGGAACAGCCGGGTCCCGCCGCCGAGTACGACGGGTGCCACGTGCAGACGCAGTACGTCGGCCAGCCCGGCGGCGAGCGTCGCGTGACAGATCTGCCCACCGCCCATCACCATGATGTCCTTGCTGCCGGCAACCTCTCGCGCGCGGGCGATCGCTTCCGCGGGACTGCCGGTGAAGCGGAACCGGTCGCCCAGCCGCGTCGTCGCCGGCGGGCTGTGGGTGACGACGAAGATCGGCGGGTTCACCTCGCCGGTCGGCTTGGCGCCGTACCCCAGCTCGTCGTTCCACCCGTCCGGGGCGTCGATGACGTCGAAGAGGTTCCGGCCCTGGATGACCGCGCCGGTGGCGTCGAACGCCGCGTCCAGGACCGCGCGGTCGGCGTCGGTGCCGTCGAAGACCCAGGTGTGCAGGGCCTCGCCGCCGTCCCCGAGCCCGTTGCCGACGCCGGCATTGGGCCCGGTGACGTAACCGTCCAGTGACACCGAGATATCGATGACGACCTGGCTCATGATCAGCTCTCCTTCGCGAGCAGCTCGGCCAGGCGGGCCATCGAGTCGTGGATGCCGCTCTCCATGCCGTACTCGACCGACTGGTCGCGGGCCTCGACCGACGGGAACACCGACTGCTGGTGCAGGCGGACGCCCTTCTCGGTCGGCTCCAGGGTCATCTTCTCGATGCACACCTCGCCGGGTGCGCCCTCCCACTCGAAGGTCTGGATGACCATCTTGTCCGGCTCGACGGTGTGGAAGACGCCGCGGAACGCGTACTCGCCGCTCTCGTCGCGGTGGATGTAGCGGTACCGGCCGCCGGTGCGTACGTCGTACTCCTCGACGGTCGCGTCCAGGTCCCGCGGGCCGAGCCACTGGGCGACCAGGTCGCGGTCGGACATGATCCGGAACAGCTGGGCCGGGGTGGCGTCGAACTCCCGGGTCACCTCCACGAACGGGGTGCCGGCCGGGATGTTGATCGTGGTCTCGCTCATTGCTCCTGCTCCTTCACGCTTGTCAGCAACGCGTCCATCCGGCGGAAGCGTCGCTCGGTTTCGAGCCGGTACTCGTCGATCCAGCTCGTCAGTGCTTCGAGGGCGGCCGGCACCAGGTGGCACGGGCGGCGCTGGCCGTCCCGCGTCCGGGTGATCAGCCCCGCGGTCTCGAGCACCTGGATGTGCCGCGACACCGCCTGCTTGGTGATCGGGAACGGTTCGGCCAGCTCGTTGACCGTGGCCGGCCCGCGGGACAGCCGCGCGATCATCGCCCGCCGGACCGGATCGGCCAGCGCCGCGAACGACCGGTCGAGCTGATCATCGTCAATCGTCATCTTTATCAACCATTCCCTTGATCAACCGATGTGTTGAATATAGGCAAGGTCTGGCGCGGTCGTCAACCCGGTACTTCGAGCAACTTTGGTTGACAAGACATGCCTGTCAACCTAGGTTGCTTATATGACCGAGTTGGTGGATCCCGGGGACCCCGCGGCCGGGCTGGCCGCGGTGGTGGCGCTGCGCCGGCTGGCCGACCGGCTGGAGGACAGCCAGGTGGAGCGAGCGATGCGGGCAGGCTGGAGCTGGTCCGACGTGGCCGAGGTGCTGGGAGTCACCAGGCAGGCCGTGCACAAGAAACACGCCCGGCGGCTGATGGCCGCCGGGGTCGCCCTGAGGAGGCGCTGATGTCGGATCACAAGGATGTGCGGGCGATCCTCGTCCACGCGGCCCGCGACGAGGCTCGCCGAGAAGGGTCCCGGACGATCGAGGCCGAGCATGTGCTGCTCGCCCTGGCCGCTTTCGAGGACTCGGCCGCCGCGCGGCTGCTGGCCGACGCCGGGCTCACCGAGGACGCGATCCGGACCGCGCTGGAGCAGGAGTGGGAGCAGAGCCTGGCGGTCGCGGGTGTCGCGGTCCGGGCCGGACTGTTGCCGGAGGCAACACCGGACCGCGAGCGGGACCCGCAGATCGGCGAGTCGACGAAGCTGATGCTCCGCCGCGCGATGGACGCCGAACCGAAGCGGGCCCGCTTCGGCCCGATGCGGGTCCTTGTCGGACTCCTCGCCACCGATCGCGGCCGCGTGGCCCGCGCCCTCGAGGCCGCCGGCGTCGACCGTGCGGCCCTGCACGCCAAGGCCACCGAGGCCCTCGCCGCGGGAACAGCCTGACGAGGTCCTGTCTGGCAATCCATCGCCTACTGCGGGGCACTCGGCGCGGCACCTCCTCGCTACGGCGCTGGATTGCCAGACAGGACCTAGATCGTCTCGAAGCCCGCCATCATCGCCATGTCCTCGTGCTCGAGGTTGTGGCAGTGGATCAGGTACTTGCCCTTGTGGGCGGTGAAGCGCACCAGGACCTCGACCACCTCGGCCGGGCGGATGTCGACGGTGTCCTTCCAGCCGTGGTCGTACGCCGAGAGGTTGCCACCGCCGCGGCTCAGGACCTGGAACGGCGCCAGATGGACGTGCACCGGGTGATGGACGTCGGTGACGAACGACCAGATCTCGTACTGATCCAGCTTCACCTGGGCCTGCATCACCGCGGGATCGAACCCCTTCCCGTTGATCGTCCACCCGTGATGACCCCCGGCGTTACCGCGACGGAACCGCCACTCCCGCCGTACGACGCCACTCGGCCGCGGCGTCACGGCGTACGACGACAACGTCGCCGGGACGCTCGTGTCGTCGGCCGCCTTGCGGGCGACCTTGAAGCGCAGGACTCCTCCGTTCTGGTCCAGCTTGTTGACGACCGTGACCTCGTCGCCCGGCTGGTACTGCGAGAAGTCCACGATGACGTCGAACCGTTCGGCGGGCGCGATCACGAGCGTCTTGTGCTCGATCGGCTTGTCGAGCAGGCCGCCGTCGCTGCCGATCTGGACGAACGTCGCGGGCCCCTTGTCGAAGGCGAGTTCGTACCGGCGGGCGTTGCTGGCGTTGAGGATCCGGAACCGGTACCTGACCGCGTCCACCTCGTGCACCGGCCACGGAGCGCCGTTCACCAGGGTGACGTCCGCGACGACCCCTTCCATGTACTTCGACTCGACGCCGGGACCGTCCTTCGCGGCCGGATACAGGAACGATCCGTCCGCGTCGAACGCGCGGTCCGCGATCACGAGCGGGATCTCCCGGTCGCCCTTCGGCAGCGGGAGCTTGTCCTCCTCGTCGTCGCGGACGATGTGCAGGCCGAACAGCCCGCGATAGACCTGCGGAGCGGTGTAGTCCATCGCGTGGTCGTGGTACCAGAGGGTCGCGGCCCGCTGCGTGTTCGGGTACGTGTACGTGCGC includes:
- a CDS encoding dihydrofolate reductase family protein, whose amino-acid sequence is MSQVVIDISVSLDGYVTGPNAGVGNGLGDGGEALHTWVFDGTDADRAVLDAAFDATGAVIQGRNLFDVIDAPDGWNDELGYGAKPTGEVNPPIFVVTHSPPATTRLGDRFRFTGSPAEAIARAREVAGSKDIMVMGGGQICHATLAAGLADVLRLHVAPVVLGGGTRLFPAEASPAAGLELIDAVSTPAAQHLTYRIVKEK
- a CDS encoding ArsR/SmtB family transcription factor, encoding MTIDDDQLDRSFAALADPVRRAMIARLSRGPATVNELAEPFPITKQAVSRHIQVLETAGLITRTRDGQRRPCHLVPAALEALTSWIDEYRLETERRFRRMDALLTSVKEQEQ
- a CDS encoding Clp protease N-terminal domain-containing protein, with the protein product MSDHKDVRAILVHAARDEARREGSRTIEAEHVLLALAAFEDSAAARLLADAGLTEDAIRTALEQEWEQSLAVAGVAVRAGLLPEATPDRERDPQIGESTKLMLRRAMDAEPKRARFGPMRVLVGLLATDRGRVARALEAAGVDRAALHAKATEALAAGTA
- a CDS encoding multicopper oxidase domain-containing protein yields the protein MKMSRRGFLAVAGGTGAALTLTSCGQEARPSQAGELLRSKAKLPDPFQVPLPIPPVKKPLRSDAKADYYQVVQRTASLEILPGLKTEVMGYDGLLPGPTFDVRSGRTTVIEQVNQLDVPTAVHLHGGHTPAPSDGWPLDLIMPANGHGGHGHHMTGGNPTTGKRTYTYPNTQRAATLWYHDHAMDYTAPQVYRGLFGLHIVRDDEEDKLPLPKGDREIPLVIADRAFDADGSFLYPAAKDGPGVESKYMEGVVADVTLVNGAPWPVHEVDAVRYRFRILNASNARRYELAFDKGPATFVQIGSDGGLLDKPIEHKTLVIAPAERFDVIVDFSQYQPGDEVTVVNKLDQNGGVLRFKVARKAADDTSVPATLSSYAVTPRPSGVVRREWRFRRGNAGGHHGWTINGKGFDPAVMQAQVKLDQYEIWSFVTDVHHPVHVHLAPFQVLSRGGGNLSAYDHGWKDTVDIRPAEVVEVLVRFTAHKGKYLIHCHNLEHEDMAMMAGFETI
- a CDS encoding SRPBCC domain-containing protein, which translates into the protein MSETTINIPAGTPFVEVTREFDATPAQLFRIMSDRDLVAQWLGPRDLDATVEEYDVRTGGRYRYIHRDESGEYAFRGVFHTVEPDKMVIQTFEWEGAPGEVCIEKMTLEPTEKGVRLHQQSVFPSVEARDQSVEYGMESGIHDSMARLAELLAKES